The genomic window gaaCACAAATCAATaaccattttttaaaaacaaatattattaatCAAAGTGACATTGATAACCATTTTACAACCCCCAATGAGATTTGAACTTCATTCCTTGAGGTTACGAGATCAAATTATTACCACTGAACAGACCAGAGACCTCGTGGACAAATCAATAACTTGTCATACAGGGAATATCATACTATCCTATCGGTATATACCTTTTTGTAGGGACTGCAGGTACACAATGCTTAGCTACATCAGCTCCATTTCCATTTAAGACAAGTACAGATCTGTAGAGAAAAAAGAGTGATAATAAGATTTTCAATCCTCCATAACAATGTCAAATTGGTAAATAAtttaatctatatctatatagaTCCGACGTCATGTAGCAACAATTTACAAACTAATAGTAATTAGACAAAGTAGTAGACAAATCAAGACTGAATACTTACCCTACCGGTAGAGGAATAGCAAATGAACCATCAAATTTACCAGGACCTGCAATCCTCAGGTTTGATCCAAAAAGTATGTCGCACTCACTTAGAAAAGAGACAGTGCAAAATGGTCGAACAAAATCATGGTTATCTATGTGTGGAGGTATGCAGTCCCCTTCTTCATAAACATTCACGATGCAACTATCTGGCACACAGGTAGTTGGGAGTACATGCCACTTGACCAGACGTCGAATGATGACCTTGAAAAGATCAGGTAAAGGATCTATAGATGCCTCGTGGAGAATACCAGGTGGGTTTCCATCCCTATCCTGTAATCCAAATTTATAACGATAGCTAAGTTAAATTCTTTCTAAACAAAGAAATGTGAAGACATTATGTGAGAGAGACTAACCACAGCATAGTTATAACAGCACCCAAATTGGATAGTTTGGCGTCCCTTGCCCGGCATCCACTTTCTAGGAGCTGAGTATGTCCTATCTGAAAAATTTAAGAATCAACGCCATATAGTCAGTTCctcataaataataatatttaccaCATTACCAAATTGTCAATGTAGTATATATAGCAACCTGCTAACTGTTAGAAACCCAAAAAAGTATAGCTACCTAATTTGTTAAGTATGTTGCTGAAGGTGTAGAGTAGTTAAGAGTGTAAAAATAGATAACTAGTTGTCAATCATTGTAACTCTTGATAGCAAGCAGCTTAACATTAAGTAAATTGAAGGTTCTAATTTGCATGGCAAATAAAAGTAGAAAGTGAAAACTTAGATGTTTTCTAATTCTCCTAATGTTAACCTTCCTTTAATGAGACGTGTGTTTTTGGTGGATCATGCCTCAAGAAGCTAATTTGCATGgcaaatacataaaaaaagtaAGATAGTTTAATGCTTTCTATTTTTTGGGTGCATCTTGCCTCAAGGTGCTAGAAACTGCTAAACattaaaaagaaacattttattttgactacttttcCCATTGCAATCATTAAAATACATATCGAGTTACATGCATACATTCGGCAGCGATCTTTAACAGTTTGAATTACTTATCATCTCACAATCAAATTATCAATACGATCTTTACAGAATAAGAAATCTAGTCAATGATTCAAAACATGAATTGGCAGTGTAAAGTGAACCAAAGATAGACATCTGATAAGTCAAATTCAATTGTATAGCTAAAAGAAATCTTAATAGAGTAAATTGCACAATAGAATAAACTAGGTCTTGATAATTTATAGGACCAGATACAATGGGATCGGGTTAATTAGTCATCTAAACTCTATAGATCGTCAAATTCATGAAACTACTTTATCTATATGAGTACTAATATGCATATGAGTACTACAAACAGATAATCTGATTAAACTAATCATAGCTTTATAACACAAAATGGAAAAAGTTATAACACAAAATGGAAAAAGTTATAACACAAAATGGAAAAAGTCATTCAAAATGACAACAATTTTAGACACAATTTAAGCATCTTTCATTAGGTGCAGCTTGTTGTATTCTTCCACAAACAAATGTCAATTCAAACAAATAATAACATCAGAACAAACAAGAACTTTGCCCAGGTTTCAAATAACAGTCCTAAACCCTAATCGTGGTTGCTCGCTACGTCGAAGTCTTTTTATGTTTAATATCTCTAGTCTCTACAGCTAAAATTGTGGCCACAATCTAAAATACGCAACACATCTCGGAAtcaaccacaatttaaaatcaGTCCTGGAGGCATCATCATTGAACAACTACAAGTACATACAACATACATTAACAACAAAAGAAGAGGTTTTGAGATAAAAATCACAAACCTTTGAGCTCTCCCTTTCTCCCCTTCTCTTGTAAAGAAGCAACATAACCAACAATCCTCTTCTGTTCAGCAGCACTAAAAATCCCAGTATGCAACTCAAGTCCTTCAAGAATGTTAACCAATTTTCCATTAACCctttcaaaacaaataaaatcttTCTTACGCCTCACATTCATAAACCTAATATACTCTCTTTGTTCCCTAGGCAAAGTAGCCTTATCAGAAACAACAACCCTATTTTCACctaagttgttgttgttgttgttgttgttgttgttgttcccTAAAACAACACCaacgttgttattgttgttgtcaTTTTGATCAATCTCATCTTCACCaaattcatcatcttcttgtaCCATATCAGCCCAAGACATGCGTGGACTCTGAGCTTCCAAGGTTGAATTCCCTTGAACCTCATCTTTCCAACTCCCAAGAGAATGACATTCACAGTTGTCTTCCAACTCATCCTTAACCTCAGAATTTCCGTTCTGATTTTGAGACTCTGcaacaaaattcaacaaaagtaaaaaca from Trifolium pratense cultivar HEN17-A07 linkage group LG1, ARS_RC_1.1, whole genome shotgun sequence includes these protein-coding regions:
- the LOC123916303 gene encoding RNA demethylase ALKBH9B-like, with amino-acid sequence MDERTQQPSNNDPFLLDYSPSDLRTASEFLNLWLPFLSRDLCRRCSQSLSDRILSLDPESQNQNGNSEVKDELEDNCECHSLGSWKDEVQGNSTLEAQSPRMSWADMVQEDDEFGEDEIDQNDNNNNNVGVVLGNNNNNNNNNNNLGENRVVVSDKATLPREQREYIRFMNVRRKKDFICFERVNGKLVNILEGLELHTGIFSAAEQKRIVGYVASLQEKGRKGELKDRTYSAPRKWMPGKGRQTIQFGCCYNYAVDRDGNPPGILHEASIDPLPDLFKVIIRRLVKWHVLPTTCVPDSCIVNVYEEGDCIPPHIDNHDFVRPFCTVSFLSECDILFGSNLRIAGPGKFDGSFAIPLPVGSVLVLNGNGADVAKHCVPAVPTKRISITFRRMDESKRPSGYVPEPDLEGIQPLSYEAQPQQEENIMQEEIIKPTVVQNRPNNHDERRNNNNRRGGRIDGMGSAPRSDRFSEPREWNQNSPRSAPTRNNSRYSEPREWTQNPQRYAARNDRFSEPRESPQSSQRSANRWSRVKPSS